In Flavobacterium gelatinilyticum, a genomic segment contains:
- a CDS encoding glycosyltransferase translates to MSIDYSANKTILVAPLNWGLGHATRCIPIIKALQENNFIPIIASDGVALALLKKEFPYIQTLELPSYHIEYAKNGKNFKWKLIKNLPKMITAILDEKKMVNSWIKKHGIDGIISDNRLGVFSKKVPSVFMTHQLNVMTGNTTWFTSKCHQYFIKKYNQCWVPDTDGEVNLTGNLGHLKTNELNLKYIGPLSRMKKKETPIVYDLMIILSGPEPQRTFLDEKLQKEAARFNGKVVFVQGIVEKTQEKWQAGNVTYYNFMNSKQLEQTFNESEFVLCRSGYTTVMDLAKLGKKAFFIPTPGQYEQEYLAIKLQEENLVPYAMQDDFTIDDLSKVKSFQGLSQFENTIDWDSLFTVFED, encoded by the coding sequence ATGAGCATTGACTATTCTGCTAACAAAACTATTTTAGTTGCTCCATTAAATTGGGGGCTAGGCCATGCCACAAGATGTATTCCTATAATTAAGGCGCTTCAAGAAAACAATTTTATTCCTATTATTGCTTCTGATGGTGTTGCGCTGGCTTTATTAAAAAAGGAATTTCCGTATATTCAGACATTAGAATTACCTTCTTATCATATTGAATATGCCAAGAATGGCAAAAACTTTAAATGGAAGCTTATTAAAAATCTTCCTAAAATGATCACGGCCATTCTGGACGAGAAAAAAATGGTGAATTCGTGGATCAAAAAACACGGAATTGACGGCATAATTTCGGATAACAGACTGGGAGTGTTCAGCAAGAAAGTGCCTTCTGTATTTATGACGCATCAGTTGAATGTCATGACGGGTAATACCACCTGGTTTACCAGTAAATGTCATCAATATTTTATAAAAAAATACAATCAGTGCTGGGTTCCTGATACTGACGGAGAGGTTAATCTTACCGGTAATCTGGGACATCTTAAAACCAATGAACTGAATCTGAAGTATATTGGTCCTTTGAGCAGAATGAAGAAAAAGGAAACGCCAATAGTATATGATTTAATGATTATTCTTTCCGGTCCTGAACCGCAACGTACTTTCCTGGATGAAAAACTACAAAAAGAAGCTGCCAGGTTTAATGGTAAAGTCGTTTTTGTACAGGGAATTGTAGAAAAAACACAGGAAAAATGGCAGGCTGGAAATGTTACGTATTATAATTTCATGAACTCCAAACAATTGGAGCAGACTTTTAACGAAAGTGAATTTGTACTCTGCCGTTCCGGTTATACCACAGTTATGGATTTGGCCAAACTGGGCAAAAAAGCATTTTTTATACCAACTCCGGGACAATATGAACAGGAATATCTGGCGATAAAACTTCAGGAAGAGAACCTTGTACCTTACGCAATGCAAGACGACTTTACGATTGATGATTTATCAAAAGTAAAGTCGTTTCAAGGATTATCCCAATTTGAAAACACAATCGACTGGGATTCATTATTTACTGTATTTGAAGACTAA
- a CDS encoding sensor histidine kinase, with protein sequence MKINFKKTYKFAIKSALYISLFATGFVLMLLSLFYKAQELKHQIAFGIVFIIIIYIFSFLVLQYRVERFIYRRVKKIYDEVSLLESTTLINQPINTDMETLSREVKKFATDKKLEIEMLEIREQYRREFLGNVSHELKTPLFTVQGYVSTLLDGAMDDKHIRKKYLKRAEKGVERLIYIVEDLDMITKLESGDLDLVMTDFDIVELIQNVFDLLEMKADKKKIRLAFESKNVQSVIVRGDQDRIQQVLENLVVNSIKYGKEGGLTEVGVVNLTKKKVLIRISDNGEGVEKQNIPRLFERFYRVDKSGTRSEGGSGLGLAIVKHIIEAHKEKVYVESEFGIGSEFSFTLEKAYKIQKPEVKKS encoded by the coding sequence ATGAAAATTAATTTTAAAAAAACATACAAATTTGCGATCAAGTCGGCATTGTATATCAGTCTGTTCGCAACTGGATTTGTGCTGATGTTATTGTCTTTGTTTTATAAGGCTCAGGAACTGAAACATCAAATAGCATTTGGAATAGTTTTCATAATTATCATTTATATATTCTCGTTTTTGGTTTTACAGTACCGTGTAGAACGATTTATATACAGACGAGTAAAGAAAATTTACGATGAGGTTTCGCTTTTAGAATCTACAACCCTTATCAATCAGCCTATAAATACGGATATGGAAACGCTTTCGCGCGAAGTGAAAAAGTTTGCCACCGATAAAAAACTGGAAATCGAGATGCTCGAAATTCGTGAGCAGTATAGAAGAGAGTTTCTCGGAAACGTTTCGCACGAATTAAAAACACCGCTGTTTACCGTTCAGGGGTATGTTTCGACTTTGCTTGATGGTGCAATGGATGATAAACACATCCGAAAAAAATATTTAAAGCGTGCCGAAAAAGGAGTAGAGCGTCTTATATATATAGTAGAAGATCTTGATATGATTACGAAACTCGAATCTGGTGATTTGGATTTAGTAATGACTGACTTTGATATCGTGGAGCTGATTCAGAACGTTTTTGATTTATTGGAAATGAAAGCCGATAAAAAGAAAATCAGACTGGCCTTTGAAAGCAAAAATGTACAATCGGTTATTGTACGTGGTGATCAGGACAGAATCCAGCAGGTATTGGAAAACCTGGTTGTAAATTCTATTAAATACGGAAAAGAAGGCGGTTTAACAGAAGTAGGCGTAGTAAACCTTACCAAGAAAAAAGTCTTAATACGTATTAGCGATAACGGAGAAGGGGTTGAAAAACAAAATATCCCGAGACTTTTTGAGCGTTTTTACAGAGTTGATAAAAGCGGTACACGTTCAGAAGGAGGTTCCGGTCTTGGTCTGGCAATTGTAAAGCATATTATCGAAGCACATAAAGAGAAAGTATATGTAGAAAGTGAATTCGGAATAGGGTCAGAGTTCTCTTTTACACTCGAAAAAGCCTATAAAATTCAAAAACCCGAAGTTAAAAAATCGTAA
- a CDS encoding TonB-dependent receptor translates to MKFKLRFLFIALFICTISIAQNKGTISGVLTDKEMNNDPLPFANVLVKGTNISVNTDVDGKYSLSVNPGNYTLIFSFLGYESKEAPVTVKANETVVVNQGLSSGSFTLKDVVVKSSAVNKQKESALLLEQKNAVDIKQSIGAQELSRKGVGDVAAAVAKTSGVSKQEGSNNVFVRGLGDRYNSTSMNGLPVPSNDPQKKNIALDLFSTDIVEYISIDKSYSSKMYGDFAGGNVDIVSKDYRGNGMFEISLGSKVNTNAVQNAGNFILQQGPNKTGFVSYGVPNNPLTGYNFENSLNPKKEAPFGGNFNLKAGKTFNIGEEGKLSLFATAGFGNGYEFREGLTRSVNAQDASLKSFQQEKFTYNTNTTGMFNANYRLNKNHKIGYNFLFVNSSEQTMDTYYGSDRDFDNADGNLYIQRGTFMQNTVYINQLLGNDKLTDKIDLDWGLSYNTVKGNMPDRIQNKMFHDPTTNIYTIAQRTATDNQRYFQDLTENETAANLAFSYKLGDKESGESKGKITAGYNGRFKKREFEAIQFNFSVSQTGQNTSVDPNNLDAFFNQTNYSNGLFTISAFAGMTPQTYEGEQNIHAGFGNIEYKFSDKLSSVLGVRYERISQTVNWRTQFDAEGGTNTFERNEFLPSIILKYALNEKQNLRFAGSKTYTLPQFKERALFIYEDVMESVIGNPSLYPSQNYNVDLKWEMFPKSDELFSVTAFGKYILDPINQIIVASATNDISFVNIGDTGYAYGVELEARKNIFEIEGEYTNKLSFGFNASLMKTHQDLDRDKVSTETKGQLAINTTDTSSGFTGASDLILNTDLSYTKNFRNDSGIMATLAYNHYSDKLYAIGNEGKGNLVDKAMGSLDLIFKTKLNKNFGIDFGARNLLNPEFKRVQENAGGDVLVFNYKKGMTFGLGMNYQF, encoded by the coding sequence ATGAAATTCAAATTAAGATTTCTATTTATTGCATTATTTATTTGTACGATTTCGATCGCGCAAAACAAAGGTACAATTTCTGGCGTTTTAACCGACAAGGAAATGAACAACGACCCGCTGCCTTTTGCAAATGTTTTAGTTAAAGGTACGAACATTAGCGTAAATACCGACGTTGACGGGAAATATTCTTTAAGTGTAAATCCGGGAAACTATACTTTGATTTTTAGCTTTTTAGGATATGAATCTAAAGAAGCTCCGGTTACCGTAAAAGCAAACGAAACTGTGGTAGTCAACCAGGGACTGTCTTCAGGGAGTTTTACTTTAAAAGATGTAGTGGTAAAATCATCTGCTGTTAATAAACAAAAAGAATCAGCATTATTATTGGAACAAAAAAATGCGGTTGACATCAAACAATCTATTGGTGCGCAGGAATTATCAAGAAAAGGTGTTGGCGACGTAGCTGCTGCTGTAGCTAAAACATCGGGAGTTTCTAAACAGGAAGGAAGCAACAACGTTTTTGTAAGAGGATTAGGCGACCGTTACAACTCTACTTCGATGAACGGATTACCGGTTCCATCGAATGACCCGCAAAAAAAGAACATTGCGCTTGATCTTTTTTCTACTGACATTGTAGAATACATTTCTATTGACAAATCATACAGCTCAAAAATGTATGGTGATTTTGCAGGAGGAAATGTAGATATCGTATCTAAAGATTACCGTGGAAACGGGATGTTTGAAATCTCATTAGGATCTAAAGTTAACACAAATGCTGTACAAAATGCCGGCAACTTTATATTGCAGCAAGGTCCTAACAAAACCGGTTTTGTTTCTTATGGAGTTCCTAACAACCCATTAACAGGTTATAATTTTGAAAACAGTTTAAATCCAAAAAAAGAAGCTCCATTTGGAGGAAACTTCAACCTAAAAGCAGGTAAAACTTTCAACATTGGCGAAGAAGGAAAACTAAGTCTTTTTGCTACTGCAGGTTTTGGAAATGGCTACGAGTTTAGAGAAGGACTAACCAGAAGCGTAAATGCTCAGGATGCATCATTAAAATCTTTCCAACAAGAAAAATTCACTTATAACACAAACACTACCGGAATGTTCAACGCTAATTATCGTTTGAACAAGAACCACAAAATCGGCTATAACTTTTTGTTCGTTAATTCATCTGAACAAACTATGGATACTTATTATGGAAGTGATCGTGATTTTGATAATGCAGACGGGAACCTATACATTCAAAGAGGAACATTCATGCAAAATACCGTTTATATCAATCAACTTTTAGGAAATGACAAATTAACTGATAAAATTGATTTGGACTGGGGTCTTTCATACAACACTGTAAAAGGTAATATGCCAGACAGAATACAAAACAAAATGTTCCACGATCCTACAACAAATATTTATACAATTGCTCAAAGAACTGCCACCGATAACCAAAGGTATTTCCAGGATCTTACAGAAAATGAAACTGCTGCTAATCTAGCCTTTAGTTACAAACTGGGAGATAAAGAAAGCGGTGAGTCTAAAGGAAAAATAACAGCCGGTTATAATGGTAGATTTAAAAAACGTGAATTCGAGGCGATTCAGTTTAACTTTAGCGTAAGTCAGACTGGACAAAATACAAGTGTAGATCCAAATAATTTAGATGCATTTTTTAATCAGACAAATTACAGTAACGGTTTATTCACAATTTCTGCTTTTGCAGGAATGACTCCGCAAACTTACGAAGGTGAGCAAAATATACACGCAGGATTTGGTAATATCGAATATAAATTCTCTGACAAATTAAGCTCTGTCCTTGGAGTTAGATATGAAAGAATTTCTCAAACAGTTAACTGGAGAACACAGTTTGATGCAGAAGGAGGAACAAATACTTTCGAGAGAAATGAATTTTTACCAAGTATTATCTTAAAATATGCATTAAACGAAAAACAAAATCTTCGTTTTGCGGGTAGTAAAACCTATACACTGCCACAATTTAAAGAACGTGCTTTGTTCATTTATGAAGATGTAATGGAATCTGTAATTGGTAATCCAAGTTTATACCCTTCACAAAATTACAATGTTGACTTAAAATGGGAGATGTTCCCAAAAAGCGATGAGTTATTCTCTGTTACTGCTTTCGGAAAGTATATTTTAGACCCTATTAACCAAATCATTGTTGCCTCTGCTACAAATGATATTTCTTTTGTGAATATTGGAGATACAGGTTATGCTTATGGAGTTGAATTGGAAGCAAGAAAAAATATTTTCGAAATTGAAGGAGAATACACTAACAAATTATCTTTCGGGTTTAATGCTTCTTTAATGAAAACACATCAAGATCTTGATCGTGATAAAGTGAGCACTGAAACAAAAGGACAACTAGCTATTAACACTACAGACACCAGTTCTGGTTTTACAGGAGCTTCTGATTTGATCTTGAATACTGACCTATCGTACACTAAAAACTTTAGAAACGATTCTGGAATTATGGCAACATTAGCTTATAACCATTATTCTGACAAACTTTATGCTATTGGAAACGAAGGGAAAGGGAATTTAGTAGATAAAGCGATGGGATCTTTAGATCTTATCTTTAAAACTAAACTCAACAAAAACTTTGGAATTGATTTTGGCGCAAGAAACCTTTTAAATCCAGAATTTAAAAGAGTTCAGGAAAATGCCGGAGGAGACGTTCTAGTATTTAACTATAAAAAAGGAATGACGTTTGGATTGGGAATGAATTACCAATTTTAA
- a CDS encoding T9SS type A sorting domain-containing protein — protein MKKITLLMFILLSITGWSQGLQGYKFHILQDLGTNIEIAISAGCAESVTIGPNRDVNLWQNTKLEVGRVYKSEIIKGTGARYYRVLYATDSYQDRGGDIDDPAPFELIPDLCNSLSWKYIRPILLGSTIQEAQSNFCSNLTANTLRDRVNIKTEKPLNMGDVYYMDYGKGANYYLITAADIERGDSEYQLDPTGGNAVYSPATFSCQKPDLQAASVAPYDYNTLYRGTKKTATYTIRNIGSNIQSSTTTVTFYLSRSRNFIAGGDDIQIGTETIAPVSANGSYTGSKVLTIPNTVESRKYYLNMRLSNSEDFNVYNNVVSSAGKVTVVGTTDPNAPTNPTNPTNPTNPTNPTGKPDLIIDPNNTVVFSDCFDCPAGLSDLQGRRHRINNQSGMLRIATLAAKNIGNGVSTRTDVRFYLSNNTTLDTADLKSNGTTISVNAINPGETSFIPGATIFSSDFSNSGASFNGNWNILMVIDDSKTNAESNENNNVTVIPVTFYSPFGKIAPEAATEKTAEPYTINVYNFEGQKVLTKEVKSIEEENRSLNSLKSGIYIIKSKNETRKVLK, from the coding sequence ATGAAAAAAATTACATTATTAATGTTTATTCTTTTAAGCATTACAGGATGGTCTCAGGGCCTTCAAGGTTACAAATTTCACATTTTGCAGGATTTAGGTACAAATATTGAAATAGCTATATCTGCAGGATGTGCCGAAAGTGTTACGATAGGTCCAAATAGAGATGTGAATCTTTGGCAAAATACCAAATTAGAAGTTGGAAGAGTTTACAAATCTGAGATAATCAAAGGAACAGGCGCCAGATATTACAGAGTATTATATGCTACTGACTCTTATCAAGATAGAGGAGGTGATATAGACGACCCCGCTCCTTTTGAGTTGATTCCGGATTTATGTAATTCTTTATCATGGAAATACATCAGGCCAATTTTATTAGGCTCAACTATTCAGGAAGCTCAAAGCAACTTCTGCTCTAATTTAACTGCTAACACTCTTAGAGATAGGGTAAATATTAAAACAGAAAAGCCTTTAAACATGGGGGATGTCTATTACATGGACTATGGAAAAGGCGCTAATTATTATTTAATTACTGCAGCCGATATAGAAAGAGGAGACAGCGAATATCAATTAGATCCAACAGGCGGTAATGCTGTATATTCCCCTGCTACATTCAGCTGCCAAAAACCGGATTTACAAGCTGCATCTGTAGCTCCGTACGATTATAACACTTTATACCGCGGAACGAAAAAAACTGCAACCTATACCATTCGAAATATCGGTTCAAATATTCAAAGCAGCACAACGACTGTTACATTTTATCTTTCGAGATCCCGAAACTTTATAGCCGGCGGAGATGATATTCAAATTGGTACTGAAACAATAGCACCAGTAAGTGCTAATGGAAGTTATACAGGAAGTAAAGTTTTAACTATTCCAAATACTGTAGAAAGCCGCAAATATTATTTAAATATGAGATTATCTAATTCTGAAGATTTCAATGTATATAATAATGTTGTTTCATCTGCAGGAAAAGTAACGGTGGTTGGAACAACTGATCCAAATGCCCCAACGAATCCGACAAACCCGACAAATCCAACGAATCCAACAAACCCAACAGGAAAACCGGATTTAATTATCGATCCTAACAATACGGTTGTTTTTAGTGACTGTTTTGACTGTCCAGCAGGATTAAGTGACTTACAAGGAAGAAGACACAGGATAAACAATCAATCAGGGATGCTGAGAATAGCAACACTGGCAGCCAAAAACATCGGAAACGGGGTTTCTACAAGAACAGATGTTAGATTTTATTTATCAAATAACACCACGTTGGATACAGCCGATTTAAAATCAAACGGTACGACTATATCCGTAAATGCTATTAATCCGGGAGAAACTTCTTTTATACCGGGTGCTACCATTTTTTCTTCTGATTTTAGCAACAGCGGTGCTTCTTTTAATGGAAACTGGAATATCCTTATGGTTATCGACGATTCAAAAACCAATGCAGAATCAAACGAGAATAACAATGTAACGGTTATTCCTGTGACTTTTTACAGCCCTTTTGGAAAAATAGCACCTGAAGCAGCGACTGAGAAAACAGCAGAACCTTATACTATAAATGTTTACAATTTTGAAGGACAAAAAGTTCTAACCAAAGAAGTTAAATCTATAGAAGAAGAAAACAGATCTTTAAATTCATTAAAAAGCGGTATCTACATTATTAAATCTAAAAATGAGACCCGAAAAGTTCTTAAATAA
- a CDS encoding acyl transferase: protein MITASDIFTISSQKQFEKTALKVFRFQHENNVVYRDFCDFLKVNPQQVKSLQHIPFLPIQFFKSHNVVSNSDPAQVTFTSSGTTGMITSRHLVTDVSLYEESYQKGFSQFYGNIEDYVVLALLPSYLEREGSSLIYMVEDLIKLSNQPESGFYLHNHDDLIKKLTELDESGQNVILIGVTYALLDLIEKHQFNLQNTIIMETGGMKGKRKEMIREELHEILCKGFGVSSIHSEYGMTELLAQAYSLGEGVFECPSWMHILVRDPEDALTYIQDGKTGGINVIDLANINSCSFIATQDLGKKNPNNSFEVLGRFDNSDIRGCNLMVL from the coding sequence TTGATTACAGCCAGCGATATATTTACCATTTCGAGTCAGAAACAATTTGAGAAAACAGCTTTAAAAGTTTTTCGTTTTCAGCACGAGAATAATGTTGTATATCGTGATTTCTGCGACTTCCTAAAAGTCAATCCGCAACAGGTAAAATCTCTGCAGCACATCCCATTTTTACCCATTCAGTTTTTTAAGAGCCATAATGTAGTTTCAAATTCAGATCCTGCTCAGGTCACTTTTACCAGCAGCGGTACAACGGGAATGATTACAAGCCGTCATTTAGTAACTGATGTTTCGCTTTATGAAGAAAGTTACCAAAAAGGATTTTCGCAGTTTTACGGCAATATCGAAGATTATGTCGTTTTAGCCCTTCTGCCGTCTTATTTAGAACGCGAGGGATCTTCGCTTATTTATATGGTCGAAGATTTAATAAAACTATCCAATCAGCCTGAAAGCGGGTTTTATTTACACAATCACGACGATTTAATTAAAAAACTTACTGAATTAGACGAATCCGGACAAAATGTAATTTTAATTGGTGTTACTTACGCTTTATTAGATTTAATCGAAAAACATCAGTTCAACCTTCAAAACACCATCATTATGGAAACTGGAGGAATGAAAGGAAAACGCAAGGAAATGATTCGCGAAGAATTGCACGAGATACTATGTAAAGGCTTTGGCGTTTCTTCTATTCACTCAGAATACGGAATGACCGAACTTTTAGCCCAGGCTTATTCCTTAGGCGAAGGTGTTTTCGAATGTCCGTCATGGATGCACATTCTCGTTCGCGATCCCGAAGATGCTTTAACGTATATTCAGGACGGGAAAACCGGCGGCATCAATGTTATTGATTTGGCTAATATCAATTCCTGTTCATTTATTGCAACTCAGGATTTAGGCAAAAAAAATCCCAACAATTCTTTTGAGGTATTAGGACGTTTTGATAATTCCGATATTCGCGGCTGTAACTTGATGGTACTATAA
- a CDS encoding T9SS type A sorting domain-containing protein — protein sequence MAKNYFYITFILAFFFSVSVSAQDSKQLPKPQDNTTIEGLSLYPNPVINGKVYISSKNDLEKEVVVFDILGKKVLQAHMTTKELNVSDLVPGVYIIRISEQNATATRKLIIR from the coding sequence ATGGCAAAAAACTACTTTTATATTACATTCATATTGGCTTTTTTCTTTTCTGTTAGCGTTTCGGCGCAGGACAGTAAGCAATTACCAAAACCTCAAGACAATACGACTATTGAGGGACTCAGCTTATACCCTAACCCGGTTATTAACGGTAAAGTATATATTTCATCTAAAAATGATTTAGAAAAAGAAGTTGTAGTATTTGATATCCTAGGAAAAAAAGTACTGCAGGCCCATATGACCACAAAAGAACTTAACGTCTCAGATTTAGTTCCCGGCGTTTATATTATACGAATAAGCGAGCAGAATGCCACGGCAACACGAAAACTCATTATTCGATAA
- a CDS encoding response regulator transcription factor — protein sequence MKKTQTKILLVDDEPDILEIVGYNLAQEGYQIVTASNGKDAIAKAQKELPELIIMDVMMAEMDGMEACEHIRKIPELNNVIITFLTARSEDYSQVAGFDAGADDYITKPIKPKLLVSKVKALLRRLKEQEVVTDTINVGGIEINREEYKIIKGNVEIALPRKEFELFYLLASKPGKVFKRDEILDKVWGNEVVVGGRTIDVHIRKLREKIGEDLFKTIKGVGYKFEV from the coding sequence ATGAAAAAAACACAAACTAAGATTTTATTAGTTGACGACGAACCGGATATCTTAGAGATCGTTGGCTATAACCTTGCTCAGGAAGGCTACCAGATTGTTACAGCTTCTAATGGAAAAGATGCTATAGCAAAGGCTCAGAAGGAATTACCGGAATTAATTATTATGGACGTGATGATGGCAGAAATGGATGGAATGGAAGCTTGTGAACACATTAGAAAAATTCCTGAACTAAATAATGTTATCATAACATTCCTTACAGCGAGAAGCGAGGATTATTCGCAAGTAGCTGGTTTTGACGCTGGTGCTGATGACTATATTACCAAACCAATAAAACCAAAATTATTGGTATCCAAAGTAAAGGCTTTGTTAAGAAGGTTAAAAGAACAGGAAGTCGTTACAGATACTATAAATGTTGGCGGAATCGAGATTAACCGCGAAGAATATAAGATCATAAAAGGCAATGTAGAAATTGCACTTCCAAGAAAAGAATTCGAATTATTTTATTTGTTAGCTTCAAAACCGGGTAAAGTTTTTAAAAGAGACGAAATCCTTGATAAAGTATGGGGTAATGAAGTTGTAGTAGGAGGAAGAACAATTGATGTTCATATCAGAAAACTACGCGAAAAAATAGGAGAAGACCTTTTTAAAACCATAAAAGGAGTTGGTTACAAATTTGAAGTTTAA
- a CDS encoding porin, translating to MIKRLILAVLILSTAALNAQELNKQDVKNEVMRILDSINKAKFPDTNSGVSNVEEHWYDRISLRGYGQIRYNGLFSTNDKVSCEQCDKSWGTTSTAPDAKANNGLFIRRARLIFSGQVHPNVFFYFQPDFASSPSTGVQNFVQIRDLYFDLSFDKKKEYRLRVGQSKIPYGFENMQSSGQRLALDRNDAMNSAILNERDLGLFFYWAPAEIRKRFEMLVKDGFKGSGDFGVFAFGVYNGQIANKLDGNRDLNVVARVTYPFVIGSQIIEPGIQAYTGKWAFTGEISSGVQVNDSQYVKDQRVGATFVLYPRPFGIQTEYNIGTGPRYNTLTNRVDETDLNGGYVLLNYKWDIKKQIIYPFAKFQYYDGGKKYEKDARSYVVRDYEFGIEWQPIKAFELTAEYVIADRTFEDSALPVNRQQGNLLRLQAQFNF from the coding sequence ATGATAAAAAGATTAATATTAGCCGTTTTAATACTTAGTACTGCCGCTTTAAATGCGCAGGAATTAAATAAACAGGATGTAAAAAACGAAGTAATGCGTATTTTAGATTCTATTAATAAAGCAAAATTTCCAGATACCAATTCTGGAGTAAGTAATGTAGAAGAACATTGGTACGACAGGATTTCGCTTAGAGGTTATGGGCAGATTCGATACAACGGTTTGTTTTCTACAAATGATAAAGTTTCCTGCGAGCAATGTGATAAATCCTGGGGAACCACTTCGACAGCACCGGATGCGAAGGCAAATAATGGATTATTTATCCGTCGTGCACGTTTAATATTTTCGGGACAGGTTCACCCAAACGTATTCTTCTACTTCCAGCCCGATTTTGCCAGTTCTCCAAGTACAGGAGTTCAAAACTTTGTACAGATTCGCGACTTGTATTTTGATCTTTCTTTTGATAAGAAAAAAGAATACCGCCTTCGTGTGGGACAGAGTAAAATTCCGTATGGTTTTGAAAACATGCAGTCTAGCGGGCAGCGTCTGGCTTTAGACCGTAATGATGCCATGAATAGTGCGATATTAAACGAGCGTGATTTAGGTTTGTTTTTTTACTGGGCACCGGCCGAAATTAGAAAACGTTTTGAAATGTTAGTAAAAGACGGATTCAAAGGTTCTGGTGATTTTGGAGTTTTTGCTTTTGGAGTTTATAACGGGCAAATTGCCAATAAATTAGACGGAAACCGAGACTTAAATGTAGTAGCCAGAGTTACGTACCCTTTTGTTATAGGAAGCCAGATCATCGAGCCCGGAATTCAGGCTTATACCGGAAAATGGGCTTTTACGGGAGAAATCTCATCAGGCGTACAAGTCAATGACTCACAGTATGTAAAAGACCAGCGCGTAGGAGCAACCTTTGTTTTATACCCAAGACCATTCGGGATCCAGACAGAATATAACATTGGTACAGGACCGCGATACAATACGCTGACAAACCGTGTTGACGAAACTGACTTAAACGGTGGTTACGTTTTGTTAAACTACAAATGGGATATTAAAAAGCAGATTATTTATCCTTTTGCCAAATTTCAATATTATGACGGAGGGAAAAAATATGAAAAAGATGCCAGAAGTTATGTCGTAAGAGACTACGAATTTGGTATCGAATGGCAGCCAATCAAAGCTTTTGAATTGACTGCAGAATATGTAATTGCCGACAGGACTTTTGAAGACAGCGCGCTTCCGGTAAACAGACAACAGGGAAATTTACTGAGACTTCAGGCGCAGTTTAATTTCTAA